A region from the Vicia villosa cultivar HV-30 ecotype Madison, WI linkage group LG3, Vvil1.0, whole genome shotgun sequence genome encodes:
- the LOC131658773 gene encoding uncharacterized protein LOC131658773, with product MKKDESSSHRKFTKNYDICNLFIGFVTSYVKNLLKGVEEITKMKQKHKWSDQLLNRFMEKPFESYLGAGCKPTGHVTETDFVDAYKPNQGKNNSEEKRLQEVLDSDTAILTAARNGIVEIVDVLLRQIPSSIYEVNLESKNVLLVAIENRRPNVVEALLKWVQENNKMRIFHNLIQSRDMQENTVTFSCKNK from the exons ATGAAAAAAGATGAGTCAAGCTCACATAGAAAATTTACAAAGAATTATGACATATGCAATCTCTTTATAGGCTTTGTTACATCATATG TTAAAAATTTGTTAAAAGGGGTTGAAGAAATCACAAAGATGAAACAAAAACACAAATGGAGTGATCAACTATTGAACAGATTTATGGAGAAGCCTTTTGAATCGTATTTGGGAGCAGGCTGCAAACCGACAGGACATGTCACCGAAACGGATTTTGTTGATGCTTACAAGCCAAATCAAG GAAAAAATAACAGTGAGGAGAAAAGATTGCAAGAGGTTCTGGACAGTGACACAGCGATTTTGACAGCAGCAAGAAATGGCATAGTTGAAATAGTGGATGTGCTCCTAAGACAAATACCAAGTTCAATATACGAAGTTAACTTGGAAAGTAAAAATGTATTACTTGTAGCAATTGAGAACAGAAGACCCAATGTAGTTGAGGCATTATTGAAATGGGTTCAAGAGAATAATAAAATGAGAATATTTCATAACTTAATCCAAAGTAGGGACATGCAAGAGAACACTGTTACATTTAGCTGCAAGAATAAGTGA